The Glycine soja cultivar W05 chromosome 3, ASM419377v2, whole genome shotgun sequence genome window below encodes:
- the LOC114405065 gene encoding uncharacterized protein LOC114405065 has translation MKGIIGAPYRARCDGLTVTDVSWFPYMEHRGVRAFQEISSFQGQLRWGLMVVTARPERVGSADYMEWFFRISHPFMIPSQAGDQQRDAPAADPEDYIHPPSS, from the exons atgaagggAATCATAGGAGCACCctacagggcacgttgtgatggtttgaccgtcacagatgtgtcctggttTCCGTACATGGAGCATCGGGGGGTTAGGGCGTTTCAGGAGATTTCATCTTTCCAGGGTCAGCTGAGATGGGGTCTTATGGTCGTCACAGctcgaccggagagggtg ggatctgcggattacatggagtggtttttccgcatatctcacccATTTATGATACCGAGCCAAGCAGGTGACCAACAGAGGGATGCACCAGCTGCAGACCCTGAGGACTACATACATCCGCCTAGCTCCTAG